A region of the Scatophagus argus isolate fScaArg1 chromosome 14, fScaArg1.pri, whole genome shotgun sequence genome:
aacactgactggtggggaacaaatatatacccCTAagtgggagtgactaagtgaaactaactaaaacaaaggatctgatagtcctgcaattttgtctatatagtttgactgccagtgatggccctctgtgtctaacgATTGGCTATCTGAGTCTAACGAttggctaatggctgtgagacTGTTAATGAGTTCGGGTATGACCGATTAACGACCTATTGTTCTTATGGTTTTCATGTGGATTGGAGTGAAACTTCCTGGGtatggatgggaggacagcattgtaagtgcaagagagatgatgtctaagtccaccacctctgtgAAATGAAGGTTTTTCCAACCTTAATGACTAATGTTAAACGAGCCAAGATGTTAACGATCCCCAAAATTGAAGCTCTTCGACACAAGATGACCTGCttgactgagaatctacacagacctcttggatgagagctgaaacatcttcaagaGTCGACAGCCAAGTCTAATCGCCCTGACTCAACTCCACAGGGAGCTGGTAGCTGAGATTctccaaagacattttatgtCTCAGTTTTCAAACTTCTACCTGCTCAGtagaactgaagaaaacaaactccaCTGGAGAATGCGGGCATCGATCCCGCTACCTCTCGCATGCTAAGCGAGCGCTCTACCATTTGAGCTAATTCCCCACATGTTACTTGCCCATTTGACTGAGTTAAGTGCAACTGCTGAGTGAAGTGTAAGTTTGTCTGACTGATATGAAACCACCAGGATTGCAGGTTGATCACCTGCAATCCTTCCTGCCAAGACGAggtggccgagtggttaaggcgatGGACTGCTAATCCATTGTGCTCTGCAcgcgtgggttcgaatcccatcCTCGTCGCAAGAGAAGTCATCTTTCCTTGACCATGTGTACATGCCAAGATACTCTGATGTTTTTGCCAAAATTCACGCTGCACTTGCCATCTGATTTGAGGCAAATACTTGCTGCTATGTTTGTCATTCAGGTGTCTCCCATGTGAGGGCTGCTGCCTTTTGGTGTCTGTTTAGACTGTGAAGATTTCAAAGCAATCTTTTTCATGGCTTCTCGTGTTCACGTCCATGTGAGTCTCTGCAATGACAGTAAGGCTGCACCCTTCgatagctcagttggtagagcggAGGACTGTAGGTGAGCAGTAACGGCTATCCTTAGGTCGCTGGTTCAACTCCGGCTCGAAGgatgtgctttttgttgttgttattgttagaCTGGACAAAGGCAAAAGCAGCTGATttcattactttatttattttgactccCAAAGCGTGTCCACATCCGGTGCTACACTGTGTGACTGCTGTCAACATTGGCTCATATACCACTTAAGCATGAGGCGCTTGTGACTGTCGTGCGTAGGTGTTCTGAAATGACTTGAAGTAGATAGTTTTACTTACATAGTGTATTATAAGGTTGACACCACTTGTCCCCAATCTGCAACGCTGTCCTGCGTCCCTTCTCAGGAGACTGAAGGATCTTCCACACTTTGCTTCATGTGACTCCAGTCGTTCACACTTGGCACCACACAATCCCCGTGACATCAGCACCAGAGGTCAGACACCTGTGTTTCCCCACCAGACCGTCAGAACCGAATAAGCCGTCCCCCCATAGCCATAGGGTGGCGAGTCATTAACACCTGGACACATGAGACTAACGAGTCGCACGATGGCTGCGTGGAACAACAACCCATTCAACTACCTTGCAGTTAGCTGTTTTGGCTGGGCGGGTCAAACATTTAGCTTGAACCgaccagttaatcagaactgaaaaaGACTTCTGGACGAGAGGTGAAACGTCTCTAAGAGTCTATGACCAAGTCTAGTTGCCCTTATTCAACTCCACGCGGATAACCACGATCTTGGTAACTGAGATTctccaaagacattttatatCAATTTCAATTTCCAGGCGCCTgatagtggcagcccactgctgctgtgtgtttcactgcatgtaatttgctgggtgttgcatgtgtgttcaactaaggatgggttaaatacagagggacaaattcagtgtatgtatgtaagaatatatatacatatatatatattttcttcttaATTCTTCTTATCTCAATTTTTCAAACTGGAAATGTAGAAAACAAACTCCACTGGAGAATGCGGGCATCGATCCCGCTACCTCTCGCATGCTAAGCGAGCGCTCTACCATTTGAGCTAATTCCCCTCGCATTACTTGCCCATTTGGATTGTGAGAACGGCTGAGTTAAGTGCAACTGCTGAGTGAAGTGTAAGTTTGTCTGACTGATATGAAACCACCCTGGTTGATCACCTGCAATCCTCACCACCAAGACGAggtggccgagtggttaaggcgatGGACTGCTAATCCATTGTGCTCTGCAcgcgtgggttcgaatcccatcCTCGTCGCAACAGAGTTATTAAATTCGGTTGAGTTTTGCTACTATgcttgttttcactctgtgaTCTCTGTCGTCACCCTTTTGTGTCTGTGACTATTTGAGGACAACCTTTTGCAGAGCTGTGGGTGTCATTGGTCCATTTgtttaagcaaaaataaatgaataaataaataaaaagctttgACTTGAGGAACGAGCATTTAGTGACCAATTAAAATTTTTGGTAATTCAGACATCTCTTGGGAGTATTTCTGCCTGGTGATCAAGTCATGTTTGGTGTTCTCTTATGCTCTAGCTGGATGACTGCGAGATGACCTGAAAAtaaaccactgtgtgtgtgtgtgtgtgtgtgtgtgtgtgtgtgtgtgtgtgtgtaagtcacTGTTACAGTGCGAGtccttgatgtgtttttaacagtttctggacaacaatggagctttATGGCACAAAAGAAATACCAGGATTTTCCTCGGCAGACAATACTTTCATCATTTGTTTGACAATTTATTGACAAGATGTGCTATTGTGACAAAACAGATCATGTATACAACAGGGGTTACAGCAACGACGCTAGAAATTTTCCATTTCATAAGATGCTATGGTAGCTCTCGCCATACATTCTGTAGTGCTGGCGATAATCCTGTATATTCTTCTATTAGTAGGAGTGCTTCAGACAGTTCTGCTTAAAAACATGAGATCTGCAACAGAGACATGAAGTTGGGAGATTCGTTTTTAAATGGAGAAAAACTCACAgcctaaatgaaaaaaaaaagatcaaatagACATTGGGCTCATGCAGGCAcataatacatatttttacattaccATGTAGGAAAGTAGTGTTACCAACACAACTGTTACACTGAAGAAGCCTTTACTGAgcttcatttaattttcagggtgttacaaaaacattttgatttattagcTACACAAACTACACCACCACTGGACTAAACCGTACTAGAGCAACTCTAGGCCTTTGGACGTATGCACTCTAATGTTCTACAGCACAAAAAAACGTTAGCAGGTAATTTTGACACTTTGGGGACTAAAAGACAGACTTGGCATTTAATTTGTGTGGTTGCTTGGTCCTGCGACATTGGTTTGGATGACTCACCACAGGTTCACGCTGGCTCGAcaacaatgtcattaaaataaaaggtgaaaaCATGTAAAGCATAATGAAGTAGCTATAGACTCTCCTGCAACAATCAAGCCAGTTataaaggaaacacacagaggtaGATGCACAATAAACAGTAATGAAATATAGGTATACAAAGCCGTGTACAACTATGTGGTTGCAGTAAACAGGGCTCTTACAAAAAGTACGCCATGAAATGAATGAGCAGTTATTGTTCTTACGTGGCACTGGTGTGTCAACACATCATCAGTAGCTGCTGTGGTTTGCGTAGTGGTTCAAACTAATGGACAAAGACTTAAGTGGAAAATAATGGCAACCAGGAAGTTTTACTcaaaaatttaaacaaatgtaCTGTACTTTACTTGTCAATCAAAAGCTTCTTTACTGTCTGTTCTACCGACggcttgtgtctctctgtttagTCACAACACTGGATGTATTGCTCCGTGTGGTCCTAAAAATTGTTCCGTCacctgttttcatgtgtttttgaatttgaccattaaaagacttaaaagaaaatggttttaaaaagcCAAATCTTCCTAAGATGTTTACATGTGGCTGAGGTGAAAAAGGTGGAGCCAACCAGGACAAAAACCACAGATgggaaacaacaatgaaatgaCAGGATTTACTTTGTAATCTCTAGCCTGCATTTCTTTTCCAATTTCTTTTGGAATTTGACttaaagtttttctttaatttctgtACAATGTTTCATACTTATGGAGGGAAACAGCAATGTTTTTCTCCAAATGCTAAACAAACTGCGAGTAATCCAATTAAATATGAGAAGCTCCGTCAGCCATACTTGTGACTGTAAGGTGACACACCTGCTGTAGGACAGACATCAGCAGCTTCTGACAAACACAGCACGGTTTAGACCTGACTGTACACCACCGACAGGAGCCAAGGTAAAGCATCAtgactgccccctggtggctccAGTGCAGGTCACAGATCCCTCCTGGCTTCATTCATGTTCAGTGGGAAGAAGTGGAGACGTGTCATCCATCTTCATATGTAAAGTTAATGGTTTTCGTCTCTTGACGCACATTAACGGCAAAAAGAACAGATCGACACTGGCACTATTCTGCAGGTACAACTGAAGCAAAGAaagtatcaaaaataaatcaaaaccaaaaaaagcgTGAGCCACAAACAGTACAAAATTAATTTGCTTTCCACTCAGGACAGTTCCACCATCAGTCATATCTTCACAACATTAAGACACCGAGTTAAGGATGGAATGGCAGACATGTTTTCACTGGGAGGCATGAATCAAAACATGGAGTTGGTTAAGAGGATTCAATAACCACCAAAACAAAGGAAACGTCAGTGTTTGTACCTTTTCACTTCAGTCCAATATACAGAGCTGCAGTATGGTGCTCACCCACAATACTTCTGCATTGACTGACAGTTGCCTTGTTGGGAAAAATGCACCCAATATTCcaaattagtttatttttttattaattatttaccTTTTGGATTCCCTTGTTTTGGTAGTTTGTTGTAGAtagcaaaaaaaatgacaaaacactgctgtttgttgtcaGGATGAAGCAGAGTTTCTAATTGTTACGGGGGTCAGTTCTTCAGCACGGAGTCGTACATCTGGTAGACGTACTGAGAAACCTCAGGGGCCCGACACTTGAGAGAAAGCTGCAGAGATGGAGAATACAGAGTTAGAACGGGAGACACACTCGCACATTTAAAGCCAAACTGTCTATTCCTAAACTCAACTGAACAAGGTTTAACAGTAAAAGCTGATTGGAAACGGTTGGATACCGTGTAGTTGGGGTTGCCAGGCTGAATGCGGAGCTCAGCCAAGATCCAGATGCCGTTGGTTAGCTTGAGGGACTGGTACAGCATGTCCTGGCCTTCTACGTTTCTCTTGGCAATGGTGTAAATGTTGTTATTCTGCAGCTTCCCTGACACGGTATCTGCAAGACCAGAATCAAGGTCAGGTAACTAACAGACCCGTGAACCAAAAGAAACACACGGACGCGGCTGTAATGGCTACACAGACTAACACTAATGTAAACATAAGCTAATGCAAACTGTACTACTGGCAAAAGGTTTTACAGGGAATTTATGGTAAATTAACTATTCAACTGTGGCTGGCAACCTTCAGAGCAGGTATTCTACAACACTGGGCTCAGCTAACCACGGCGGGCTGTTAGCCTTCCTGCTGCCTGGATGATTGGGGCACAATTATGGGCAGCTTCTAAAGGTAAACAAGTTGGAGGTGTCCTTCAGGtacacaggaagaagaaatgTTGAAGTATCCCAAGACAGGCATGCAGGcggagaaagaaaacacagggaGAAGAGTAAAGTCTTTGGATCAGTCAGGGATGGAAAAACAGCTGGAAGGTCATCAGTTCAAGCATGATTTGAGATGACATTTAGGTTAGGGCAGGACTGTCACCATCAGTGGTGTCAGGTTTTATAGTAGATGGTTAAGTTTCCTGAACAGAACCAATGAAGACAGATCAGTTGGGAAAAAAGCACTTTGGTCAGAACTAAGCGCTGCAAAGTTGCACTCAGAGAGGAAACCACCACGTCTAAGTGAGCAGTGAAGGCATCTGttaaacatacaaataaaatctaatttgCTTGTCTCCTTGTGTGAGATATTTTATAATCTGTTTTCACAgaacaagacaagaaaaactgCTATGCAACCGAGGGCACTTTATTCACAAACCTGCCTACCTGCATTTAGGTGGCAGTCCTTAATCTGGTACTGCAGCTCGTTCTCATTGGGGATGTCCTTCCAGGTAGCCAGGAACACCTGTCGCTctgaaggaggaaagaaaacaaacaagttgaCATCAGTGACTGATGGGGATGCAGCTCCGTGGTAGACCAGATGCTTTGCATGTATGAGGCCCCGGAATCAATCCCAGCATCTCCAAAAAAGACCTTTAACTTAATCAAGTTTAATTTGATTGTGATTCTGATATGGAAGCTGAGAACTGATTTCAGCACAGAGAGACACTACACATAATTGGATAGATGGCTGATATCGTGTATGTAGTCAACAAGGTAAGGAGTTTTGTTCTAAAACAGGATCGTTTAATCTTGGTGTAACGAGATGTGATGAACTGATCTTCAGTCGTGTATGAGATTTCTCAGGTGAAAACTCCAAACTTCAGTTAGCTGTAAAAAGTTGTGAGTGACAATCATACCCATTTTTCCATCCTCAACAAAGAATATGTTGAGAGGGATGAGTACGCTGAAGTAGAAGACGTCGATGTTGTTCTTCACAGCCACCTGAGCAAAAGAAAGTCAATGTATCACTGAGTTAAATGAGGACAAGACCCAATAAGACCGTTTGCCCCTCCCACATCAGGCCACAGGTGGCTAAGCTGCTCTGTTCACTGctataagctaagctaacacgTCAGGATCAGTTGCCTGTTGTGTGAGGCCAAATGTTGGTCTGTACCTTTCAAATGTGCTGCGCTGCTGTTCAAATGAGTGGTGAGTGAGAGCGCCTGTACCTGCAGATTGTTGAGCGGGTCCATCTTCATGACGGGTCCAATGGTGTTGATAGGCAAAGAGACCTCAATGCTCTGGCTGGGCATCAGCGGAGTGTGAATGGGCAGAGGACTGGTAGGTATCACCCCAAAACTGcaagcaggaaacaaacaaacagacattaaaattaaagtacaacacagcagctgcactcTTTCAGACAGATAATAAACATTCAACATGACCACAGTTTTGCTGTTGCGGACTGACCTGTTCTTGTTGAACTGGACAGCGAAGTCGTTCATGTGTTGCAGGGCCTTGTTGGTGAAGGTCATGTCCATGTACATGTGGCCCTGACGGCGAGAGAAGGTGCCAGAGATCTCCAGTCCCTTTGCTTTCACTGCAGGCAGCCAAACCTGTAAGAAATGCCAGTGGAATCAATTCTACAGGTAGCATATACTTAACATACCTTTGAACGCCTTGTAGGTACATTCCTCTCCACAGAAACCTTCAGACTGACACTGACCGTGTGGAGCAAAAAACTCAGCCATCTCTTTCATTTCAATGACATCACACATTTGTCCAGGAATAAAAAAagggtaataataataataaaataaaatctcaatTTCATCTCCTCACCTGAAACCAGACTCCCACATGAAACCAGAAGTACTTTTGACACagtgctgttttcagtctgaataCAAGGTTGGTTTCTTTCAGAGTCAGACTATGAAGACTTGATTCACAATGTTGGCTGTCAGAAAATCTAAACCCTTTCTTCATGTGTCCATGACAACCCAAtttgaaaagcattttaaaactcCTGCACTCAGAGTGCAAACTTACTCAGCCTGTTTAAAGGAAATCTGCATGTGAAACTGACTGAAGTCTGGTCCACTTGCTGAGAGACAAGGCGTGTGAACTCACTGCTTTTGGAGCTATGTAGCCTCCAGTGGTGATGGCCATGCCCGTGGAAAGCTCAAACAAGTCATTGAGGCCGCTGCTGACAGCTGGAGGTGCTGGTGTGGGTGACGGAGCAAAAGTACTGGGCACAGATGAGGGGATGAAGTTCTGTCCCACCTAAACcaatcacacacaaaacacacaaagcacaagtTTAGTAAGCATCACTGGCAGCGTAACAATTTGCTGCAAAACCAAAGAGGATCACACAGGCAACTGAAGTCATGCCAAAGGAAGAAACAATTAACAAAAAACTTCAACTACAGCAAGCTTGAGTGATTAGCCGAAGCCCTTATGACAAGCTCCTAGTTGCAGTTTTGTGCGTTTGAGCCCATAATTACAAAGCTATAATGATCATACGATTGTCTTTTAGATTTTGGAAGGTTATGACTGCAGACTTTTCAGAGCAGGCAGCACTTGTAAAAATAACAACCATAAAAGCTGACTGGAGGGATTACTTAAGTCGAGCAACATTCAAGTACAACATGTAACCACGAAGCACGAAGATGCAGCCGCCAGTAGCTCCATCAAACttgctacatttttgtttttatttttaatgacataCTATTCCACAGTGGcaaaatctccaaatgtaaaaataaacattaaaaattttGGGATGATCTTTACAGGTCCAAAAATGGGCTAAAACGTGCAAAACACTTGCAAGATGTTCTCAGTGAAAACACGTGAGTGAGCGACACAGAAACCAGGCTTAAAAACTTGCTTTGCTTTGAGAATGTGGTGGGTTAAATCCAGTGAGCATGCAGCATGCAGACAGGCAGACCGCCAAACAGAAGGGCTTGACTTACTGCTGGACTTCCCCCAACACCTCCGCCCAGGTCTCCCCCCAGCTACACGAGGGAAGAGAGGCCCCCAAAGACAgcatccaaacacacaaacacagacagagacagagactttCTTAGCAACCGCAACCCATCAGGAGAAGCCCTCACTTTCTTGGAAAAGACAGTAGCAACTCCACTTGGTATAGTAGACATTAAAATAAGACTTTCAAATCTGCAAGAAGATGATCAAGAAGTCCGGTTATTCCAGCAGCTTCAAGAAGAAGGACAAAAGTGAccataaacagagaaaaaatacaacaaggCTTAATGTAGCTGCTCTGTGTTGGGAAGACACTTTAGCTATGTTTATTAATATGTTAACGTACTGATTCAATTTCTGATTTCAAAACACATTAGTGATATAGTTTTAAAAGTCATGTGTATCTTGTGttaaacagaaaactgaggCAAAGGCACAAACTTTTAACCACTAGCCTACAGAATCAGATCTAAAGGCCTGAGTGATCTTATCCTTCACATTTTTCAGACTTAGCTGCTGTTTCCATGTTCAACAGTATCAGAGGAAGGAAGCAAACATTTCTGCATATCCAGCTTTCTTCCGGATAAAAGAGGAACATTTGCTAAAATGCTGATTTacacatattttaatttgaaaaatgcACAGGCTCTCTGCTTCTTGGTGTAACAGCCGTCTATGACTCAGCACCACATGAGTGTTTTTAGGTGTGTTCCCACAACATCACACAGTCCCGCCAGCTTGGGATGACCATGAAACGGCCTCACAGATTCAATAAACTCTGGTCAGTGGTGCATTAAAACAGAGtttaagataacaaaaaagGGGACACAGCACTGGTTGATCCCAGTCTTGATCCCAGTCAGTCACTCCACAgctaaatgaatgtgtgtgcatgtattcaAGCTCACCAGACTGTCCAGGCCTCCTCCCAGGAGGTCAACCGCTCCCATCTGCATGGAAGAGACCTGGGGCACATTGACTGGAGGGCCCAGGTCCAGGTTCAACAGGTCACCCAGCAGGTCACCCTGGCTGGGGATCACATGTGGTTGGTCCATGGCAGCTGCTGGCCCACTGCTCACTGGGCTCTCACCCGTATCAATGCTGTCGTAGGAGAAAACAGTACTGGGAGTAAAGGACGGGTATCTTTAGAAAGTGCCTCACTGGCTGAAATGTAGTGAAGCTCAAACGCCATCAGACTATCAAATCTGTGGACAGAAGTTACTTACCAAACAAGACTGTACAAGCCTagttcagtcagtgtgtgagtgagacatGCAGCAATATGCTAATGGTGTTGGGGTAATGTCCCGACCTGCAGACCTGGCTGGTGGAGCTTAAAATGTGCTTACAAAGTCTGGACGGGAATGATCTAAGGATACGTATGTTGTGCGTATGGCAGACTCTGCAAGATCCCTTCCCAACCCGAGGCCACAGCCACTTCGTGTGGGCCGTAACGCAGCTCAAGaatccaaaaatgaaaacctgacATCTAAACTGGAGCCATGTGAGTATaatgaaaagggagaaaagCTGAATTGCGGGTCTGTAATAACGCACACAGTGCTGGTGTGTCTGACCTGCTGTGCTGCACAGGAAGGTGTTTCCGATGGATTCCATGGCTGCCCTCAACAAAGGCGCTGGGGGGTTTGTGATAGACAGACGCCAGGGAGCCAATGTGGCAGATGAGCTCGTCCAGCAGGGTGGGTTCAATCAGGTCTGTCTCCTCTGAGATCAGGGGCTTTTCTGACAACACCACCTCCTTGGCAGTCACAGGGTCAGTGGACAACAGGCGCCAATAGATGTAGCCCCTATCACGCAGGTCAGGGTTGTCGGAGTCCTGCAGATGGATTGAAGAGTTCAACACACATGTGGCTTGCCATTGTGCTCCATTTGATTTTGAGGGCCACAGCAGGACCAGTTGTTGGTGGGCAAGGTAGGCTGAACTTAAATAAGCAAAAATACTTTGATATGCTGCAGAAAGCTACGCTTTTCAAAGTCTGTCTgagctgaggaaaaacaaaccccAGGCATTTAAATGGCTGTATATAAATAGACAAGGTATCATACCTCTTCAATGAAGAATGACACTCACCTGCGTGGCGAGGCTGAGGACCTGCTGTACCAGCTCCTGAGTCTCCGATGGCTTCTTAAGGAACAGCTTGACAATGGCAGTCAGCAGCGTGAGCTGGACCTGTCAATCAAAACACACGCTGTTGGGTTAGGATATTTTCAGTGTGCAAGGCCTCCCAAAGTCCGTTCCTCATCCTCGCTGTAGGACGAGGTGGAAACAAGCAGAGTATGGAAACGTGATGTAGTCCATGCTGTAACAGCTGCCCTCTTGGCAGATAAAAACCAGGAATGTGTTTTTCCTGAAGACCCCACCTGGGTACTCTCATCATGGAAGCCCTCGAGGAAGCTCTCCAGCAACTCATCGGCATTGTCGATCCTCTCAGCGTACTCGCCAACAATCCAGATCATGGCAGCACGAGCATCAGGCTCGTCCAGAGAATCCAGGTTCTCACACAGCGTGGCAATGATGCTTTCATACCTGACGAACAGCAGGATCTCAGTGGTCAGAATGAACAAGCAGCAAATGTATACCAAATACCAAATTTTACAAACTAATATAAAGCGCTGTAAATATGATTGCTGGTAAAATCTGACGAGTTATCCAGCATGcgagctgcagagtcctgaatGGGCAGAGTGAGCTAACAAAGTTTATGTCAAAGGGCTGCTTAGTCACTTGGTGAACAGTTCTCACAGGTTCAGTGGGAAACTCACTTGTTGGGGTACTTGCGGAAGATGTCCCTGATGACCACAATAGCCTCCTGGACCACGTAGTTGACCTTGGTCTGGATCAGGTCCAGCAGGGTGCTGACACAACGTTCAGCTGATTgctggagaggaagaaaacagcagcatgtcaACATGATTTGTGGAAAAGGTCATAATAATTTAGAATGCAATTTAGCACTTTAGTGTGTTTGAACTGAACGTTTGACACATACAGAaggatttgttggttttggaCAATTGAAGAGTGGCTCACCAAATCAtgaattttaattatttttagtCTCTTCTTGTGTGGGGATGAATTCTCTGACATTGTGATGCAGCTGCAATAGTGGAGTGACCGGACTAAATGAAGATGCTGCGACGCGCATCAGAAGATGAGAGCCTTTCTTACCTCCACTTTGATGGCACAGCGGCCAATAGCTCGTACAGCCTTGCGCACAAAGTCAACATCCACCTCTGTGGCGTATTCCTTCAACTCAGCCAGCACCTGAAAGTTGGGATTTAGTTTTACTGATTTTGTTCCAGTTTGACATCTTTATTAAAGACAAACTTTAGCTCCACCTTCTATTAACAACAGACAACAGTACAAAGTTTATCTATTCGGTGTGTACATAAAAGTCACAAAGATGAAACCACATAGTAGTTTTTTTGAGCACTGATTTTGAAATTCAATGTTTCACTCCCTCCAATCACGTATCTCGAAAGAGCATTTGTCACAATAAACCAGAATTGGCAAAGAGATCAAACCCCTGCAAAGTTCCTGTATAAAGTACCTGAGCAATGTTGGCCTGAGAGGCCAAGCGGATCATGATGTCCAGTTTCTCCAGTTTCACATAAATTGGGTCGTTGTACTTGACAAAGAACACTTTGATCTCCTGCTTCAGGATCTCAGGCCTGCACACAATGCAGCACATTACACATTAGACTGTGGGAAGAGATGATCCAGAAGAGTCAGAGGAACTTCAGTGTGAGTGCACAGACGTCTACTGGCCATCTACCTGCTCTTAACATAAGAAACTGTTGTTTGTCGCCCTCAGTACTTCATGTGTAGTAGCAAAATGAAGTTCATTGCAGTAAAAAATACAACCaagtttctgctgtttgtgatCACACACCTTTTCTGGACAATGAGGTTGATGTTCCTCAGAGCCACATACTGAACCTCAGGCTCTCCAGAGAGTAAGGTGACCAGTGGTGGGGATAACTTCTTCAGCAAGGTGTTGTAGTAGTCCGAATCCTTGGGCAGCAGCTCCAAGAACTTCATCAGCACCTTGACAGCTGACAGCACCACGGCCGAGTTGGCATGAGACAGCCGGGGAGTGACACGCTCGCAGATGCTGTGAAAGCGAAGGAGGGAACGGCGAGTCATAGGGGAGCATAACACGAACACAGGAGAGCGCCGTAGTCATGGCGTCGGCCTTCAGTCTGCTCTTTCACTCAGCTTTAGCTTTCCTCACTCTTATTCACAGATTAACTTCTAaaaattatatacatatattttccattttatctCTTTAATATGCATATTTTTGGCATTCCTTTGTGTCCAACTGGGGATTTTTATTGAATCGCTCTGTacaaaatagtaaataaaattcaaatcaaaat
Encoded here:
- the ap2b1 gene encoding AP-2 complex subunit beta isoform X1, which produces MTDSKYFTTNKKGEIFELKAELNNEKKEKRKEAVKKVIAAMTVGKDVSSLFPDVVNCMQTDNLELKKLVYLYLMNYAKSQPDMAIMAVNSFVKDCEDPNPLIRALAVRTMGCIRVDKITEYLCEPLRKCLKDEDPYVRKTAAVCVAKLHDINAQMVEDQGFLDSLRDLIADSNPMVVANAVAALSEISESHPNSNLLDLNPQNINKLLTALNECTEWGQIFILDCLSNYNPKDEREAQSICERVTPRLSHANSAVVLSAVKVLMKFLELLPKDSDYYNTLLKKLSPPLVTLLSGEPEVQYVALRNINLIVQKRPEILKQEIKVFFVKYNDPIYVKLEKLDIMIRLASQANIAQVLAELKEYATEVDVDFVRKAVRAIGRCAIKVEQSAERCVSTLLDLIQTKVNYVVQEAIVVIRDIFRKYPNKYESIIATLCENLDSLDEPDARAAMIWIVGEYAERIDNADELLESFLEGFHDESTQVQLTLLTAIVKLFLKKPSETQELVQQVLSLATQDSDNPDLRDRGYIYWRLLSTDPVTAKEVVLSEKPLISEETDLIEPTLLDELICHIGSLASVYHKPPSAFVEGSHGIHRKHLPVQHSSIDTGESPVSSGPAAAMDQPHVIPSQGDLLGDLLNLDLGPPVNVPQVSSMQMGAVDLLGGGLDSLLGGDLGGGVGGSPAVGQNFIPSSVPSTFAPSPTPAPPAVSSGLNDLFELSTGMAITTGGYIAPKAVWLPAVKAKGLEISGTFSRRQGHMYMDMTFTNKALQHMNDFAVQFNKNSFGVIPTSPLPIHTPLMPSQSIEVSLPINTIGPVMKMDPLNNLQVAVKNNIDVFYFSVLIPLNIFFVEDGKMERQVFLATWKDIPNENELQYQIKDCHLNADTVSGKLQNNNIYTIAKRNVEGQDMLYQSLKLTNGIWILAELRIQPGNPNYTLSLKCRAPEVSQYVYQMYDSVLKN
- the ap2b1 gene encoding AP-2 complex subunit beta isoform X2, which gives rise to MTDSKYFTTNKKGEIFELKAELNNEKKEKRKEAVKKVIAAMTVGKDVSSLFPDVVNCMQTDNLELKKLVYLYLMNYAKSQPDMAIMAVNSFVKDCEDPNPLIRALAVRTMGCIRVDKITEYLCEPLRKCLKDEDPYVRKTAAVCVAKLHDINAQMVEDQGFLDSLRDLIADSNPMVVANAVAALSEISESHPNSNLLDLNPQNINKLLTALNECTEWGQIFILDCLSNYNPKDEREAQSICERVTPRLSHANSAVVLSAVKVLMKFLELLPKDSDYYNTLLKKLSPPLVTLLSGEPEVQYVALRNINLIVQKRPEILKQEIKVFFVKYNDPIYVKLEKLDIMIRLASQANIAQVLAELKEYATEVDVDFVRKAVRAIGRCAIKVEQSAERCVSTLLDLIQTKVNYVVQEAIVVIRDIFRKYPNKYESIIATLCENLDSLDEPDARAAMIWIVGEYAERIDNADELLESFLEGFHDESTQVQLTLLTAIVKLFLKKPSETQELVQQVLSLATQDSDNPDLRDRGYIYWRLLSTDPVTAKEVVLSEKPLISEETDLIEPTLLDELICHIGSLASVYHKPPSAFVEGSHGIHRKHLPVQHSSIDTGESPVSSGPAAAMDQPHVIPSQGDLLGDLLNLDLGPPVNVPQVSSMQMGAVDLLGGGLDSLVGQNFIPSSVPSTFAPSPTPAPPAVSSGLNDLFELSTGMAITTGGYIAPKAVWLPAVKAKGLEISGTFSRRQGHMYMDMTFTNKALQHMNDFAVQFNKNSFGVIPTSPLPIHTPLMPSQSIEVSLPINTIGPVMKMDPLNNLQVAVKNNIDVFYFSVLIPLNIFFVEDGKMERQVFLATWKDIPNENELQYQIKDCHLNADTVSGKLQNNNIYTIAKRNVEGQDMLYQSLKLTNGIWILAELRIQPGNPNYTLSLKCRAPEVSQYVYQMYDSVLKN